A single genomic interval of Falsibacillus albus harbors:
- a CDS encoding carbohydrate ABC transporter permease has product MSSQINMSTQKPVNINRHNPALAMILSILFAGLGQLYNKRFVKGIILIIVEVSFILTLGNFINYGLWGIRTLGTIPVVDHSIFLMIYGLISIIILAFAITLYIFNVIDAKRTAEKIRRGAKIPGFKESLRNTWDKGFPYIFVTPGLIMLLFIVVLPILFTVSLAFTNYNLYNSPPRKLLDWVGLENFHKLLTIGVWKETFLSVFTWTIVWTIVATTLQIALGLFLALLVNDPRIKFKRLIRTVLILPWAVPAFVTILIFAAMFNDKFGTINRNLLSIFHLNIAWLQDPFWTKIALIMIQTWLGFPFVFALFTGVLQSISKDWYEAADVDGGSRLQKFRFITMPHIFYATAPLLIMQYAGNFNNFNIIYLFNQGGPAVRGQNGAGGTDILISWVYNLTFNINQYNMAAAVSIILGIIVCAFAFFQFRRTRSFKEEGNI; this is encoded by the coding sequence ATGTCTTCACAAATAAATATGTCTACACAAAAGCCAGTGAACATCAATAGACATAATCCTGCATTAGCCATGATCCTTTCCATCCTGTTCGCAGGGCTTGGTCAGCTATATAATAAGCGCTTTGTAAAAGGGATTATTCTTATCATCGTTGAAGTTTCATTCATCCTGACGTTGGGGAATTTTATCAACTATGGTCTTTGGGGAATACGTACACTCGGCACCATTCCGGTTGTCGATCATTCCATTTTCCTTATGATCTATGGACTTATTTCCATCATTATCTTAGCCTTTGCCATCACGCTTTATATTTTTAATGTCATTGATGCAAAAAGAACGGCAGAAAAAATCAGAAGAGGGGCAAAAATCCCTGGTTTCAAAGAATCTCTTCGGAACACATGGGACAAAGGATTCCCATACATATTTGTAACACCTGGTTTGATCATGCTTCTTTTTATTGTTGTGCTGCCGATTCTCTTCACAGTGTCACTAGCCTTTACCAACTACAATTTGTATAACTCGCCGCCGCGGAAATTGCTTGATTGGGTTGGACTGGAAAATTTTCATAAACTTTTGACGATCGGTGTCTGGAAAGAAACATTTCTAAGTGTATTTACCTGGACGATTGTGTGGACAATTGTGGCGACTACACTTCAAATCGCTTTGGGTCTGTTTCTTGCTCTCTTAGTGAATGACCCCCGGATAAAATTCAAGAGACTTATCCGTACAGTATTAATTTTGCCATGGGCAGTGCCTGCGTTCGTCACGATTTTGATTTTTGCAGCTATGTTCAATGATAAATTCGGTACGATCAACCGTAATCTTCTCTCGATTTTTCATTTGAATATCGCTTGGCTCCAAGATCCGTTTTGGACAAAAATCGCATTGATCATGATTCAGACTTGGCTTGGCTTCCCGTTTGTTTTCGCCCTATTCACCGGCGTTCTCCAAAGTATTTCAAAAGATTGGTATGAAGCGGCTGATGTAGATGGAGGTTCGCGGCTGCAAAAGTTCAGATTCATTACGATGCCACATATTTTTTATGCAACGGCACCCCTGTTGATCATGCAGTATGCAGGAAATTTCAATAACTTCAATATCATCTATTTATTCAACCAAGGAGGACCTGCTGTACGCGGCCAGAATGGTGCAGGGGGAACCGACATCCTTATTTCATGGGTATACAACCTTACATTTAATATCAATCAATACAACATGGCTGCGGCTGTATCGATCATTTTAGGAATCATCGTCTGTGCCTTTGCCTTCTTCCAGTTCAGACGCACACGTTCCTTCAAAGAGGAGGGGAATATTTAA